A window from Frischella perrara encodes these proteins:
- the waaA gene encoding lipid IV(A) 3-deoxy-D-manno-octulosonic acid transferase, producing MIIAYTCLFYIIQPLIWLRLIWRSRKAPDYRKRWLERYGFCQGKVKPHGILVHCVSVGETIAAIPLIKQLQKRYPQLPITVTTMTPTGSKQVIKSFGDSVSHVYLPYDLPGATKRFLNILQPKIVIIMETELWPNLITILYKRKIPLIIANARLSERSARGYARLRKTMQRLLIKITHIAVQNQDDGQRFINLGLPKSHLTITGSIKFDINLNECQQQAIAKLKSQWQTQRPIWIAASTHYGEDDIIIMAHQMLLKKYPDLLLILVPRHPERFINVEKRINDYGLTYQLRSEHLIPTPQTQVILGDTMGELMILYGLADIVFVGGSMVERGGHNPLEPALHHLPIIMGQYTYNFKIICQQLIDAKGLWITESTQQSLADKIDKLLTDKQLRQSMGDNSFAVLKQNQGALQRLLNVIDNTISSIGVKHQ from the coding sequence ATGATCATTGCCTACACTTGTTTATTCTATATTATCCAACCTCTAATATGGTTAAGACTAATATGGCGAAGTCGTAAAGCTCCTGATTATCGTAAAAGATGGTTAGAAAGATATGGTTTTTGCCAAGGTAAAGTTAAACCTCATGGAATTTTAGTGCACTGTGTTTCAGTAGGTGAAACCATTGCTGCTATTCCATTAATAAAACAATTACAAAAACGTTATCCACAATTACCAATTACGGTAACAACAATGACGCCCACCGGTTCAAAGCAAGTAATAAAATCATTCGGCGATAGCGTCAGTCATGTTTATTTACCTTATGATTTACCAGGAGCGACAAAACGCTTTTTAAACATATTACAACCCAAAATAGTGATCATTATGGAAACAGAATTATGGCCTAATTTGATCACCATCCTATATAAACGCAAAATTCCATTAATCATTGCCAATGCTCGCTTATCAGAACGTTCCGCTCGAGGTTATGCTAGATTAAGAAAAACAATGCAACGATTGTTAATCAAAATCACGCACATTGCGGTACAAAATCAAGATGATGGACAAAGATTTATCAACTTGGGATTGCCTAAATCACATTTAACTATAACGGGTAGTATTAAGTTTGATATTAATCTTAATGAATGTCAGCAGCAAGCCATTGCCAAACTCAAATCTCAATGGCAAACACAAAGACCAATCTGGATTGCAGCTAGTACACATTATGGTGAAGATGATATTATCATCATGGCTCATCAAATGTTATTAAAAAAATATCCCGATTTATTATTAATCTTAGTACCTCGCCATCCAGAACGATTCATCAACGTAGAGAAACGAATTAACGATTATGGATTGACTTACCAATTACGTAGTGAACATTTAATACCCACTCCTCAAACACAAGTCATATTGGGGGACACGATGGGTGAGTTAATGATATTGTATGGATTAGCCGATATCGTATTCGTTGGTGGTAGCATGGTTGAACGAGGTGGGCATAATCCGTTAGAACCTGCACTACATCATTTACCGATCATCATGGGGCAATATACTTATAATTTTAAAATTATTTGCCAACAACTGATAGATGCTAAAGGTCTATGGATTACCGAATCGACTCAACAAAGTCTAGCTGATAAGATTGATAAGTTATTAACTGACAAGCAATTACGTCAGTCAATGGGTGACAACTCTTTTGCCGTATTAAAACAAAATCAAGGTGCACTTCAACGATTACTCAATGTAATTGATAATACCATCAGTTCAATAGGGGTTAAACATCAATGA
- a CDS encoding PTS mannose/fructose/sorbose/N-acetylgalactosamine transporter subunit IIC codes for MEMTLFISALLTSIFCYLGAIESPWLFGMSGGFYVVGRPLVAGLLVGIAFGDIQAGVACGLAVQAVFIANLSTGGATNSEITYAAYGGIGLALATTKDPAVAVTLSVLLGQTFGLIFYNTRMALYSFWNNRAQLAAENNDTRGIMLNHLIYPQITTFLIRAVPIFLAIYFGANLVEWLLKSVPEVITHIISVLGGVLPALGIAMLMNIVIKSKIQLIFFFAGFVLLAFAQLSMIAIVFISALVAYLYYVASARPSTTSAQETTTNNTVASNGVFEDEDLF; via the coding sequence ATGGAAATGACCCTTTTTATTTCAGCATTACTTACCAGTATATTTTGCTATTTAGGCGCTATAGAGTCCCCTTGGTTATTTGGTATGTCTGGTGGATTTTATGTTGTTGGTCGACCTTTAGTTGCCGGATTATTAGTTGGTATTGCATTTGGTGATATTCAAGCTGGGGTAGCCTGTGGACTTGCCGTACAAGCTGTTTTTATTGCTAATTTATCTACCGGCGGTGCAACAAATAGTGAGATCACTTATGCGGCATATGGTGGGATTGGTTTAGCCCTTGCCACCACTAAAGACCCAGCTGTCGCTGTAACATTATCAGTATTATTAGGACAGACATTTGGTTTAATCTTCTATAATACTCGCATGGCATTATATTCATTTTGGAATAATCGAGCCCAATTAGCTGCTGAAAATAATGACACCCGCGGTATTATGCTTAATCATTTAATTTACCCACAAATAACAACATTTCTAATTCGTGCCGTACCTATCTTTTTGGCGATTTATTTCGGTGCTAATCTTGTTGAATGGTTACTGAAAAGTGTCCCAGAAGTCATTACCCACATTATCTCCGTTTTAGGCGGTGTGTTACCTGCTCTGGGTATTGCAATGCTAATGAACATTGTTATTAAGTCAAAAATTCAACTTATTTTCTTCTTCGCTGGTTTTGTATTATTAGCCTTTGCCCAATTAAGTATGATTGCAATCGTGTTTATTTCTGCTTTAGTCGCTTATTTATATTATGTCGCTAGCGCACGACCTAGTACAACAAGCGCGCAAGAAACAACCACAAATAATACAGTGGCCTCAAATGGCGTTTTTGAAGATGAAGATTTGTTCTAA
- the hemH gene encoding ferrochelatase — protein sequence MIETRGLLLVNLGTPTQTTPSSIKSYLGEFLSDRHVVDLNALIWLPILYGIVIPNRLKYITQHYQSIWLNNQSPLLYYSEQLCQKLNKVCPYLDCKLAMTYGEPELAATLNLMKYYNHIDIISLYPQYSTTTTQAVIDKIKTITSNWQNPPIFNFVRDYADNTNYIEALAQHIDQHICINQPDILLLSYHGIPLRYIKKRRDNYIERCLLTSQLLQEKLAKCYPNLKIMHSYQSRFGKGKWTEPNTSNVLIDIAKQGKSVAVICPGFAVDCIETLYEINIENRELFMQNGGQNFSYIPALNDCDQQVNILKSLVKHH from the coding sequence ATGATAGAAACACGTGGCTTATTACTCGTCAATTTGGGTACACCAACACAAACAACACCATCTTCAATAAAAAGTTATCTTGGTGAATTTTTAAGTGATCGGCATGTTGTTGATCTCAATGCATTAATTTGGCTTCCCATTTTATATGGAATTGTGATCCCCAATCGCTTGAAATATATTACTCAACACTACCAGTCTATCTGGTTAAATAATCAGTCACCTCTCCTCTATTATAGTGAACAACTTTGCCAAAAGTTAAATAAGGTTTGTCCCTATTTAGATTGTAAATTAGCGATGACTTACGGCGAACCAGAGTTAGCTGCGACATTGAATCTAATGAAATATTACAATCATATTGATATTATTAGTTTATATCCTCAATATTCTACGACAACTACCCAAGCGGTAATTGATAAAATAAAGACCATTACCAGTAATTGGCAAAATCCACCTATTTTCAATTTTGTGCGTGATTATGCTGACAATACGAATTATATAGAAGCACTAGCCCAACATATTGATCAACATATCTGTATCAATCAACCTGATATCTTATTGCTCTCTTATCATGGTATTCCGCTCCGATATATAAAAAAACGTCGAGATAATTATATAGAGCGTTGTTTACTTACCAGTCAGTTATTACAAGAAAAACTAGCTAAATGCTACCCTAACCTGAAAATTATGCATAGCTATCAATCACGTTTTGGAAAAGGTAAATGGACTGAACCCAACACCAGTAACGTACTCATTGACATTGCCAAACAAGGTAAATCCGTTGCCGTAATTTGTCCGGGATTTGCCGTCGATTGTATTGAAACGCTATACGAAATCAATATCGAAAATCGAGAGTTATTTATGCAAAATGGTGGACAAAATTTTAGTTATATACCGGCCTTAAATGATTGTGATCAACAAGTTAATATCTTAAAAAGTTTAGTTAAACATCATTAA
- the deoC gene encoding deoxyribose-phosphate aldolase → MTSYTLHQLSQLIDHTNLKPDATPKSMAILCEEAKHYQFKMVAINQVQSELCAKLLKQTPVDIGAAIAFPLGQVTKEVKCFETKNAIENGATEIDYVINITELKAGNLAYIEDEMLKIVTICRQHNVVSKVIFENCYLTNDEKIALCKIASKVKPDFIKTSTGFGPSGATLEDVALMKKHVDPSVKVKAAGGIRDAETFKKMIAAGAQRIGTSAGVKIIYQLKQELLDTGKDTIEID, encoded by the coding sequence ATGACTAGTTACACACTACACCAATTATCACAATTGATTGATCATACGAATTTGAAACCTGATGCAACCCCAAAATCAATGGCAATACTCTGTGAAGAGGCTAAACATTATCAATTTAAGATGGTTGCGATTAATCAAGTTCAGTCTGAGCTTTGTGCGAAATTATTAAAACAAACACCTGTTGATATAGGAGCAGCTATTGCTTTTCCATTAGGGCAAGTTACTAAAGAAGTTAAGTGTTTTGAAACAAAAAATGCGATTGAAAATGGTGCAACGGAAATCGATTATGTTATTAATATCACAGAATTGAAAGCAGGTAATTTGGCTTATATTGAAGATGAGATGTTAAAGATAGTTACTATTTGTCGACAACATAATGTTGTATCAAAAGTTATTTTTGAGAATTGTTATCTCACTAATGATGAGAAAATTGCTTTATGTAAAATAGCCAGTAAAGTTAAACCTGATTTTATTAAAACCTCAACAGGTTTTGGTCCTTCGGGAGCCACCTTAGAGGATGTTGCGTTGATGAAAAAGCATGTTGATCCAAGTGTCAAAGTGAAAGCTGCCGGTGGTATTCGGGATGCTGAGACGTTTAAAAAAATGATTGCTGCTGGCGCTCAACGCATTGGTACGAGCGCCGGTGTTAAAATCATTTATCAGCTTAAACAAGAATTATTAGATACCGGCAAGGACACGATCGAGATTGATTAG
- a CDS encoding PTS system mannose/fructose/sorbose family transporter subunit IID, giving the protein MDKHNEKSRLSKKELRQIWYRWGFTHLSSMSYEKLQAHAWAFSYIPFVEKYYKDDPEAKRRLLIRHSMFYNTEPQTGQIINGIVASMEEEIALGKDVPEELPVNIKATLMGPLAGIGDSLIQGIIVPVLLSIAMGMSAHGSAVGPIFYIVAYGILGPLISYLSFFNGYRLGLTAIDKIIGDNVKRITDAFNILGIMVVGGLAAGNIVLNTKLEIPMGDAIRPLQEVLDGIFPNILPLSMVILAWWLISAKQMTATKVILILTAIASLGVVIGVF; this is encoded by the coding sequence ATGGATAAGCACAATGAAAAATCAAGATTATCTAAAAAAGAATTACGTCAGATTTGGTATCGTTGGGGATTTACACATCTCTCATCAATGAGTTATGAAAAACTACAAGCTCATGCTTGGGCATTTTCCTATATCCCATTTGTTGAAAAATATTATAAAGACGATCCAGAAGCTAAAAGACGCTTATTAATACGTCATTCCATGTTTTATAATACTGAACCCCAAACAGGTCAGATTATTAATGGAATCGTTGCTTCAATGGAAGAAGAGATTGCATTAGGAAAAGATGTACCAGAAGAATTACCCGTCAATATTAAAGCAACTTTGATGGGACCATTAGCGGGTATTGGTGATTCTTTAATTCAAGGTATCATCGTCCCAGTTTTACTTTCAATTGCTATGGGTATGTCTGCGCATGGTAGTGCTGTGGGTCCTATTTTTTATATTGTTGCCTATGGTATTTTAGGTCCGTTAATTTCTTACCTTAGTTTCTTCAATGGTTATCGACTCGGCTTGACGGCAATAGATAAAATCATTGGTGATAATGTAAAACGAATTACTGATGCATTTAATATCTTAGGTATTATGGTCGTTGGTGGTCTTGCAGCAGGCAATATAGTTTTAAATACTAAATTAGAAATACCAATGGGCGATGCGATCCGACCATTACAAGAAGTATTGGATGGTATTTTCCCGAACATTTTACCATTAAGTATGGTTATTCTGGCATGGTGGTTAATTTCAGCCAAACAAATGACCGCAACTAAAGTCATTTTAATACTAACTGCCATTGCTTCACTGGGTGTAGTAATAGGCGTGTTCTAA
- a CDS encoding PTS sugar transporter subunit IIA, whose translation MKIVITSHGELCEGILKSYQMIAGNIDIFTPVKLDDKGITDFSQRLTHTLDHLTQNEPVLVLCDLVGGTPYNEAFRYALANPNKIQIVAGFNLPILIEVGSAAETETDLNSLVQLALQTGQSSISVASLNDDDIQEPIF comes from the coding sequence ATGAAAATCGTTATAACTTCACACGGTGAATTATGCGAAGGTATCTTAAAAAGCTACCAGATGATTGCTGGGAATATCGACATTTTTACTCCCGTAAAACTGGACGATAAAGGCATTACTGATTTTAGCCAGAGATTAACACACACATTGGATCATTTAACGCAAAATGAACCTGTTTTAGTATTATGTGATTTAGTCGGCGGTACACCTTACAACGAAGCTTTTCGATATGCCTTAGCCAACCCTAATAAAATTCAAATAGTCGCTGGTTTTAACTTACCTATTTTAATTGAAGTTGGCAGTGCAGCAGAAACCGAAACAGATCTCAATTCATTAGTTCAATTAGCGCTACAAACAGGTCAATCATCCATATCTGTAGCATCCTTAAATGATGATGATATTCAAGAACCTATTTTTTAG
- the orn gene encoding oligoribonuclease encodes MNPQLNKNNLIWIDLEMTGLDPNRDRIIEIATIITDSDLNILAEGPVLAISQPESQLALMDDWNVNTHTSTGLLNRVKLSNISEQQAEQQTIDFISQWVPENCSPICGNTIGQDRRFLFNYMPKLEKYFHYRYLDVSTIKELARRWKPEILTELTKKGTHQALDDIKDSISELAYYRTHFFKD; translated from the coding sequence ATGAACCCACAATTAAATAAAAATAATCTAATATGGATTGACCTAGAAATGACAGGGCTTGATCCTAACCGTGATCGTATTATCGAAATTGCCACTATTATTACAGATTCAGATCTTAACATTTTAGCTGAAGGACCTGTTTTGGCTATTTCTCAACCTGAATCACAATTAGCGCTAATGGATGATTGGAATGTAAATACTCATACCAGTACGGGATTATTAAATCGCGTTAAACTCAGTAATATTTCGGAACAACAAGCCGAACAACAAACGATCGACTTTATTTCGCAATGGGTACCTGAAAATTGTTCGCCTATTTGTGGAAATACTATTGGTCAGGATCGACGCTTTCTATTCAACTACATGCCTAAATTAGAAAAATATTTTCATTACCGCTATTTAGATGTCAGCACTATTAAAGAACTAGCGCGTCGATGGAAACCTGAAATTTTAACTGAACTAACTAAAAAAGGAACACATCAAGCACTTGATGATATCAAAGATTCAATTTCTGAATTAGCGTATTACCGTACTCATTTTTTTAAAGACTAA
- a CDS encoding aldo/keto reductase yields MRKIKLNNGIEIPTLGFGVYQIDEKHCEQAVLDAIDVGYRLIDTATAYQNERQVGNAIKVSGVDRKDLFITTKLWLNQASYDGAKIQFEQSLNLLQVDYIDLYLIHQPFGDIYGAWHAMEELYEQGKIKAIGVSNFQPDRLADLMAFNKIKPAVNQIEVNPFNQQLHAAPWMQSKTIQPEAWAPFAEGKNDIFNHPVLTAIGNKYNKSVGQVILRWLIQRQIVCLAKSVRKERMTENLNIFDFELSNQDMIDITAIDTGTSAFFSHRDPAIVEWLTKRRPNI; encoded by the coding sequence ATGAGAAAGATAAAATTAAATAATGGGATCGAAATACCAACTTTAGGATTTGGTGTTTATCAAATAGATGAAAAGCATTGTGAACAAGCAGTATTAGACGCAATTGATGTTGGTTATCGCCTGATTGACACAGCAACCGCTTATCAAAATGAACGCCAAGTCGGAAATGCAATTAAAGTGAGTGGAGTTGACCGAAAAGATCTATTTATTACCACCAAACTTTGGTTAAACCAAGCTAGTTATGACGGTGCTAAAATCCAATTTGAACAGTCATTAAATTTATTACAAGTAGATTATATTGATTTATATTTAATCCACCAACCTTTTGGTGATATTTATGGTGCTTGGCATGCAATGGAAGAGCTCTATGAACAAGGAAAGATTAAAGCCATTGGTGTTAGTAACTTTCAGCCAGATCGTTTAGCTGACTTGATGGCCTTCAATAAAATAAAACCTGCTGTGAATCAAATAGAAGTTAATCCATTTAACCAACAATTACACGCAGCGCCTTGGATGCAAAGCAAAACTATTCAGCCTGAAGCATGGGCACCATTTGCTGAAGGAAAAAATGATATTTTCAATCATCCTGTTTTAACGGCAATTGGTAATAAATATAATAAATCAGTTGGTCAAGTTATTTTACGTTGGTTAATTCAACGCCAAATTGTCTGTTTAGCAAAATCAGTGAGAAAAGAACGTATGACCGAAAATTTAAATATATTTGATTTTGAACTTTCAAATCAAGATATGATCGATATTACCGCAATTGATACTGGGACCAGTGCATTTTTCTCTCATCGTGATCCGGCAATTGTAGAATGGCTAACTAAACGCCGACCTAATATTTAA
- a CDS encoding GntR family transcriptional regulator: MQSTNKVPRHLFIQQDLLKRIDSGEYKEGQLIPKEHELTEIYQVSRPTVRQAIQSLVNEGYLERRKKRGTIVRLRKINQEFTHVIESYDSEMNRKGLTPVTHVLAFKITKANNEIASQLNLNENDDVYKLVRLRYVGNKPVVLATAYLPYALLPNLLDIDFTTERLYAVLEKMQFPILKIRRKLDVLKADETTAHLLDIDEEDPIFYFHSTAFTKHNIPIEYSISKYRGDINSFVFELNHKA; this comes from the coding sequence ATGCAAAGTACGAATAAAGTTCCCCGACATCTATTTATCCAACAAGATCTACTTAAACGAATTGATTCGGGAGAATATAAAGAAGGTCAATTAATACCTAAAGAACATGAATTAACTGAAATCTATCAAGTCAGTCGACCGACTGTCAGACAAGCTATACAATCTTTGGTCAATGAAGGTTACCTAGAACGACGTAAAAAACGTGGCACAATAGTTCGCCTACGCAAAATTAATCAAGAATTTACTCATGTTATTGAAAGTTATGATTCAGAGATGAATCGTAAAGGTTTAACGCCAGTAACACACGTACTGGCATTTAAAATTACTAAAGCTAATAATGAAATCGCCTCTCAATTAAATCTTAATGAAAATGATGACGTTTATAAATTGGTTCGATTACGCTATGTGGGCAATAAGCCCGTTGTACTTGCAACAGCCTATTTACCTTACGCATTATTACCTAATTTACTTGATATCGATTTTACGACAGAGAGACTTTATGCCGTATTAGAAAAAATGCAATTTCCTATATTAAAAATTCGCCGTAAACTTGATGTATTAAAAGCAGATGAAACTACCGCTCATCTTTTAGATATCGATGAAGAGGATCCGATTTTTTATTTTCATTCCACTGCATTTACTAAACATAATATACCTATTGAATATTCCATTTCGAAGTATCGAGGTGATATTAACTCATTTGTCTTTGAACTTAACCATAAGGCTTAG
- a CDS encoding DNA/RNA non-specific endonuclease: MTTKQWQEYQKQKENDSPFSSISLSSNTIIEYSKLRPIYYDYSSKLDEIVEYCVKHQDECKNLYPTLEALGLYYGCNTYNKDDKKFSAGLKEAIESQRAILFELPIEYHSGMLQPANDVINSKSNRTPRKLTPDEVKAYELEIRYGKAQDNYIELTVYNLANQPFTIFDNASQKMLKQGTLDNNGYAYVSLPINAKYVDIVFDKQQEDRPWYYDIPLQILGGIRDATQSASDLLWDTLPTNLIMEYGFNVETQNPIQLGEVPEPETISGALTRGVSQFLIGFIPVSRTLKFIKPISKMGELGKGAIAGGVTDFTVFAPHEERLSNLVQSFKELQNPVTEYLQADPDDSAAEGRLKNVLEGLLIGGLAEPFAHSLRALKYSRIKWMISDVRTRVHYKLKIVTIETESGSKGNWNELLNNPEPNTRYIVDGNKIYDTDHLGRVVRVEADLKLDTLDRNTYQQLKAGKQGIDGDEGGHLIASILNGSGEKINLLPMNSNLNRGLWKKHESRWANALRDGKTVKVKIEPVYQGKDIRPIKFKISYSIDNGRFMQTNLLNQAGG; encoded by the coding sequence ATGACTACAAAGCAGTGGCAAGAATATCAAAAACAGAAAGAAAATGACTCACCCTTTAGTTCTATCTCTTTAAGTTCTAACACTATTATAGAATACAGTAAACTAAGACCCATTTATTATGATTATAGTAGTAAATTGGATGAAATTGTAGAATATTGCGTTAAACATCAAGATGAATGTAAGAACCTATACCCCACACTCGAAGCGCTTGGTTTATATTATGGTTGCAATACCTATAATAAAGACGATAAAAAATTCTCGGCCGGACTAAAAGAAGCGATAGAATCACAGCGCGCAATTTTATTTGAGCTGCCTATCGAATACCATTCTGGCATGTTACAACCAGCAAATGATGTTATAAACTCAAAGAGTAATCGAACACCCCGCAAATTAACCCCTGACGAAGTAAAGGCTTATGAGCTGGAAATACGTTACGGTAAGGCTCAAGACAACTACATAGAATTGACAGTTTATAATCTAGCTAATCAACCGTTTACTATCTTTGATAATGCCAGTCAAAAGATGCTTAAGCAAGGGACATTAGATAATAACGGTTACGCTTATGTTAGCTTACCCATAAATGCCAAATATGTTGATATAGTGTTCGATAAGCAGCAAGAGGATCGCCCTTGGTATTATGATATACCATTACAAATATTAGGGGGGATTCGTGATGCTACGCAGTCAGCGTCTGATTTGTTATGGGATACCTTGCCAACTAACCTCATTATGGAGTATGGTTTTAACGTTGAAACACAAAACCCTATCCAATTGGGAGAAGTTCCAGAGCCGGAAACAATATCAGGTGCGCTTACTCGTGGTGTAAGCCAATTTCTAATTGGGTTTATTCCTGTATCTAGGACGTTAAAATTTATCAAACCCATATCGAAAATGGGTGAGCTAGGTAAAGGCGCGATAGCCGGCGGTGTCACAGATTTTACAGTTTTTGCACCTCACGAGGAACGACTCTCTAATTTAGTCCAATCATTCAAAGAATTACAAAACCCAGTTACAGAGTATTTACAAGCCGATCCAGATGATAGCGCAGCGGAAGGACGATTAAAAAATGTTTTAGAAGGGTTATTGATAGGCGGGCTTGCTGAACCCTTTGCCCATTCATTGCGAGCTTTAAAGTACTCAAGAATCAAATGGATGATATCGGACGTTAGGACGAGAGTTCACTATAAACTTAAAATTGTAACGATAGAAACCGAATCAGGCAGCAAAGGCAATTGGAATGAATTACTTAATAATCCCGAACCTAACACAAGGTATATTGTTGACGGTAATAAAATATACGATACTGACCATTTAGGAAGAGTAGTAAGAGTTGAGGCGGATCTTAAACTTGATACACTAGACAGAAACACTTACCAACAATTGAAAGCAGGTAAACAAGGGATAGACGGTGACGAAGGCGGGCATTTAATCGCGTCAATATTAAATGGCTCAGGCGAAAAAATTAACCTTCTGCCAATGAATTCAAATCTCAATCGTGGCTTATGGAAAAAGCATGAAAGTAGATGGGCTAATGCCTTACGAGACGGTAAAACAGTTAAAGTTAAGATAGAGCCTGTATATCAGGGTAAAGATATAAGACCAATTAAGTTTAAGATATCTTATTCTATTGATAATGGGCGATTTATGCAGACAAATTTATTAAACCAAGCAGGTGGATAA
- a CDS encoding PTS system mannose/fructose/N-acetylgalactosamine-transporter subunit IIB, with translation MAITLTRIDDRVIHGQITTRWSKVRPVDGILVVGDNIAADELRKRVLKAAAGNLKIGIYTVAQGVEKIQQGIDSAKNFFLISDSPQTFAKLLEAGANIGKTLNVGCMNTRAGAKVIGRTVAIDEKDYQAFDYIQSKGVNIEFQLLPDDDPKSWDVMKKKYDAA, from the coding sequence ATGGCAATTACACTTACGCGCATAGATGATCGAGTAATTCATGGACAAATTACCACTCGTTGGTCAAAGGTTAGACCTGTTGATGGTATTTTAGTTGTAGGCGATAACATCGCTGCCGATGAATTACGTAAACGCGTACTCAAAGCAGCCGCGGGAAATCTTAAAATAGGAATTTACACCGTAGCGCAAGGAGTCGAAAAAATCCAACAAGGTATTGATTCGGCTAAAAACTTCTTCCTTATAAGTGATTCACCGCAAACTTTTGCCAAACTATTGGAAGCGGGGGCTAATATTGGTAAAACACTCAATGTCGGTTGTATGAATACTCGTGCTGGTGCAAAAGTAATTGGCAGAACAGTGGCAATAGATGAAAAAGACTATCAAGCTTTTGATTATATCCAAAGTAAAGGGGTCAATATTGAATTTCAACTCCTCCCCGATGATGATCCAAAAAGTTGGGATGTGATGAAGAAAAAATATGATGCAGCATAA
- a CDS encoding M20 aminoacylase family protein, whose product MSYQQAEIVNLKEEMIEWRHHLHSYPETAFEEYNTTKFIIEKLRSFGIDELYTDFAPTGVVGIIKGQQPGKWIGLRADIDALDILENNDAEYCSKIKGKMHGCGHDGHTAILLGTAKYLAAHRDFSGTVVVIFQPAEENEGGGRVMVEKGLFDRFPIEAVYALHNQPNMAFGEFYIRKGPLMAAYDVFEIKIVGKGSHAAAPHNGYDTIVTASQIVTSLQTIASRNINPIDSIVVSVTQFHSGDTWNVLPQEAIIRGTVRTFKPSVQDLAEQRIKEIAHGIAGAFHATAQVDYQRRYPATVNHADATDMAIEAAKMIVGDEKVHCDARPAMGSEDFAFMLQVKKGAYIWLGTGEGANLHHPQFDFNDEILTTGVAYFVQLVKNQLA is encoded by the coding sequence ATGTCATATCAGCAAGCAGAGATTGTAAATTTAAAAGAAGAGATGATCGAGTGGCGTCATCATCTTCATAGTTATCCAGAAACAGCGTTTGAAGAATATAACACAACAAAATTTATTATTGAAAAATTGCGATCTTTTGGTATTGATGAGCTTTATACTGATTTTGCACCAACCGGTGTTGTCGGTATTATTAAAGGTCAACAACCTGGTAAGTGGATTGGGCTACGGGCTGATATAGATGCATTAGATATATTGGAAAATAATGACGCGGAGTATTGCTCGAAAATTAAAGGCAAAATGCATGGCTGTGGACATGATGGGCATACGGCTATTTTACTTGGTACGGCTAAGTATTTAGCAGCTCATCGCGATTTCTCTGGAACGGTGGTCGTTATTTTTCAACCTGCCGAAGAAAATGAAGGTGGGGGAAGGGTGATGGTTGAAAAAGGATTGTTTGATCGTTTTCCTATTGAAGCAGTATATGCATTACATAATCAGCCTAATATGGCTTTTGGTGAGTTTTATATTCGTAAAGGTCCATTAATGGCAGCTTATGATGTATTTGAGATTAAAATTGTTGGTAAAGGCTCTCATGCTGCTGCTCCACATAATGGTTATGATACGATCGTTACAGCTAGTCAAATTGTTACATCTTTACAGACAATAGCGAGTCGTAATATCAATCCAATTGATTCAATTGTAGTCAGCGTAACACAGTTTCATAGTGGAGATACATGGAATGTTTTACCTCAAGAAGCGATAATTCGAGGAACTGTCAGAACTTTTAAACCATCTGTACAGGATCTAGCTGAACAACGTATTAAAGAAATTGCTCATGGTATCGCTGGTGCTTTTCATGCAACAGCTCAAGTCGATTACCAACGACGTTACCCGGCTACGGTTAATCACGCTGATGCGACAGATATGGCTATTGAGGCAGCTAAAATGATTGTTGGTGATGAAAAAGTACATTGTGACGCACGACCAGCAATGGGATCTGAGGACTTTGCATTTATGCTACAAGTAAAAAAAGGTGCTTATATTTGGTTAGGCACAGGCGAAGGTGCGAATTTACATCATCCACAATTTGATTTTAATGATGAGATTCTAACGACAGGTGTAGCTTATTTTGTTCAGTTGGTAAAAAATCAATTAGCTTGA